ATCTATTCAACCAAGGCACATCCGTTGAAAAACTTAGAATTTTCTCTTGATGTCGCGGTACGTGTCATCGAATTTTATGAAGACTATTATGGCGTGAAGTATCCAATTCCTCAATCCCTTCACGTAGCGCTTCCTGACTTCTCAGCTGGAGCCATGGAAAACTGGGGCTTGGTGACTTACCGTGAAGTCTATCTCCTTGTAGATGAAAACTCAACTGCAGTTAGTCGTCAACAAGTCGCTCTTGTAGTTGCTCACGAATTGGCTCACCAATGGTTTGGTAACCTAGTAACCATGAAGTGGTGGGATGACCTCTGGTTGAACGAAAGTTTTGCCAACATGATGGAATATGTATCTGTCAATGCCATCGAACCAAGCTGGAATATCTTTGAAGACTTCCAAACAACAGGTGTTCCATTGGCCTTGAAACGCGATGCAACCGATGGGGTTCAATCTGTCCATGTGGAAGTTAAACACCCTGATGAAATTAATACTCTTTTTGACCCAGCCATCGTCTACGCTAAAGGTAGCCGCCTCATGCATATGCTTCGTCGCTGGTTAGGGGATGACGCATTCCGTAAAGGTCTCAAGGCTTACTTTGAAAAACACCAATACGGCAATACCATCGGTCGTGACCTTTGGAATGCCCTAGGTGATGCATCTGGCCGTGATGTAGCAGCCTTCATGGATTCTTGGTTGGAACAACCTGGTTATCCTGTCCTTACAGCAGTGGTAGAAAATGATACCTTGAAGATCAGCCAAAAACAATTCTTCATCGGAGAACATGAAGACCAAGGCCGTCGATGGGTTGTGCCATTGAACAGCAACTGGTCTGGTATTCCAGATACACTTGAAACAGAAACGCTTGAAATCCCAGGTTATGCTGCCCTTGCTGCTGCAAATAGTGAACCGCTTCGTTTCAATACGGAAAATACAGCTCACTACATTACCGATTACCAAGGAGAGCTCTTGGATGCGATTGTAGACAATATGGCTTCCTTGGATAACTTGAGCAAGCAACAAATCCTTCAAGAACGCCGTCTCTTGGCAGAAAGTGGTGTCATCTCTTATGCAAGTCTCTTGCCAGTCATCGAGAAATTGACCCAGGAAACGTCTTATTTGGTTGTATCTGCAGTTTCATCAATCCTTCAAGGACTCAGCCTCTTTGTGGATGAAGGGACGGAAGTAGAAGCAGCCTATAAGAAGTTGCTCGTAACCTTCAACCAATTCAACTTTGAACGCCTTGGTTTTGAACCAAAAGCTGGAGAAGCGGATGAAGATGAAATGGTTCGTCAATTGGTTATTTCAAATATGATCAAGGGAGACGATGCCAAAGCAAGCGCCAAAGCAAGTGAAATCTATGCAGCCCATGCAGAGGATATCAGCAAGCTTCCAGCCGCTATTCGTTTACAAATCTTGATTAACCAAATCAAACACCATGAAAGCAAAGAGTTGACTGATTTGTACTTGAACACTTATGCTCAAGCGACAGATGGTAACTTCAAGCGTCAATTGTCGACAGCTCTGGCTTATACAACCGATGCAGACACAGTTGAAAAGATTTTGACAGAGTGGAAGAACAAGGATGTTGTGAAACCACAAGACTTAGCAATGAGTTGGTATTTGACCTTCTTACATCATGAGTTCACTCAAGAATCTGCCTGGACTTGGGCGCGTGAAAATTGGGAATGGGTTAAAGCAGCTCTTGGCGGAGACATGAGCTTTGACAAGTTTGTCATCTACCCAGCCAATACCTTCAAAACAGCAGAGCGCTTAGCAGAATTCAAAGCCTTCTTTGAACCACAATTGTCTGATATGGCTATCAGCCGAAACATCAGCATGGGAATCAAGGAAATCGCAGCGCGTGTGGATTTGATTCAACGGGAAAAAGCAGCAGTAGAAGCCGCTATCCTTGCTACGAACTAAATTTAAAAAAATGCTACAGAATGAATTCTGTAGCATTTTTTTTTTTTTTCAATGAATCATCAGTATTGGATATCAAAGGAGAAGGAGCATTAGTTTATTGGACTTGGTAAGAGAATTTCCGTTCGATAGTGGCTATTTTCTTTGAATCGCTTGATAGTTCCTTGGTATTCTTGTACTAGGGCATCAACGTTTCGCAAGCCCCAACCATCTCTTTGACGTGTTTTACGAGTCTCTTGTTCCTGTTCATTAAAGGTATTGTTGATCGAAATAAATAGATTTTGTTGAAAATAACGTATATTCAGAGACAATGTTCTCTCTGATTTATCAGTCAATCGAAGACAGGCTGAAATACTATTATCCAAACAATTTCCTAAAATAACAGCTAGAACATCTGGCTGAATAGATAGTTCTTGTGGGATAAAGCAGTTAATATCCAATTCAATTTCATCTTCCACATCGTGCAGTTTTTGATTCAGTAAATAATTAACCGTTGGATTTTTGGAGTAAAAGGTTTGTTTTCCTGAAATACTATCGGTTAACGACTGAAGGTACTCTCTAGCCTCATCAGGATTTTCTTCTAGAAGTGCCAAGAGGGTTAAATGTTTATTTTTTAAGTCATGCCGAAGACTTTGCAATCGTTGGTATTCTTCTTGAGACTGCTGTGTTTCTCTTAATTGGAATTGAAGTTGTTCTTTATCTAATTTATTTTGATAATAAGCGTGCTGTTGTTGAGAAAGATGTAAGGTAAAATACAGCGAGGAAAACGACAATACAATAAGAGACAAGAGTGAAATGACAGAAAGATAATCTGGTCCAAATACTTGCCCTTGAATAGCAGATACAGTAAAGGCAAAAATAATCGATAAAATCGGCACGATAAATTGATAAAGCCAATTTCTTCTAGATGTTGCCATGCTTAACTTTTGATGTGTTCGAAATAGCTGTCGAAGAACAAGAGTGATCACAGTTGAAAAAAGAAAACTGATGGCAAGGTAACCACTAATCAGTTCTAAATTTTTCGATACTTTTGACAGTGGAAGAAATAGTTGGATAGCTTGATTGAGGACAGCTCCGGCTAATAATGTCAGGCTTGTTTGTAAGAATATCCAAAAGGAAGAATCACGAAAGGAGTAGCCAAAATAGAGTCCTACAAGAGAGGATTCTACAATACTCAGGAAGAGATTGCTAACTAAAAAAACGCGACTTTCTAAAAATAGAAACACAAGAGCCACATGAAAAAGAAAGCAACAACAAAGGACTAGAAGTATCTCTTTTGAATGTTTACTTTTGGATATTGGCCTATAAAATAAAACACTTGCTAGAAATAAGTCAAACAAGATACTAATAATCCGAAATCCTATTAGCATTAGAAATTCCTTTCACTGAGATAGTTATAGTATTTTTCTTTAAAAGAAGACTGGAACTTACGACTAATTGGAAGTGAATGCTCCTCGGTTCCATTGAGCAAAATAGTTACTGTTTTCGCATCAAAATCTTTGATATATTTGGGATTTACAATATAAGAAGCATGAATTTGAATAAAATAATCAGGTAGTTTATCTAAAATTTCTTGAGTTTTCAGTAAGGACTTATAGGTATCTGCCAGTGTGTAAATAAAAACGGAACGCTTATCTTTCTCAAAATAGGTAATGTCACTTAAAGGAATAGAGTAACTTTGTTTTCCAAATGAGAAGTTAAAGATGGTTTGTCCTAAATCTAAATAACGCAAGATCCTATCTAATACCTTATTTAACCTTTGGGGTTCAATGGGTTTTACTAAGTAATCAAAAGTCTGTACTTCAAATACTTGTTCCATGTAATCACGATAGCTGGTCACAAAAATAATGGGGATAAAAGGATTGAACTGACGAATTTCACGTGCAAGGTCAATTCCAGTAATTTGTGGCATATCAATATCCAAAAAAACACAATGTGTATCACTTGTTAACTGTTCTAGCATTTTTTGTGGATTTGTATATAGTTTTGTTTCTACAGGAACCTTGTCGTAAGAAAGTAAATACTGTTCTAACTGACTAGCATCTCTAGTTGAGTCATCACAAATAACGACGTTTAACATAAGTCCCCCTTATCAAATTGAGTTGGCTAATTATGACACTAAAATGGTAAATCATGACGTAAACCATGGAAAGTCATATGTTTATTATACAATAATCTTATCAAAAATGAAGGAAGCTGGGAAAATCTTCTCAGTCTTGAGTGATGAGATGAAGACATTTGCGACACTGACTATTAAAGATTTGACAAAATCATTTGATAAGCAACATTTTGCTAATAATCATATTTCCTTAGAAATAGAAGCTGCTAAAATTACAGCCTTTTTAGGACACAATGGTGCTGGTAAGTCCACCCTCTTAAATCAAATGATTGGTTTTACCAAACCTGATAAAGGAGACGTTTGCTATGGAGACATTTCTTTTGTACAGAATCGTAAACAAGCTCGCTCAATGATGAGCTATATGTCGCAACAGTATGCACCACTTGAGAAATTGACGGTGGAACAAAACATAGAAATGCTTGGAAGAATGAGAGGATTAAACACCTTAGATTTACAAAAAGAAATGGATCAGCTCTTAACCGACTTGGAAATTAAGGAGTACCGGGCAAAACAAGGAAAGGATCTCTCAGGCGGTTTAAAGCGTCTAACTTCTTTTGCAATGGCTTTAATCGGATCTCCGACCATCATTCTTCTTGATGAACCGACAAATGATGTTGATCCAATACGTCGTGAAAAACAATGGCAATTATTACAGAAGCTGGCGCATAAAGGTCATACCATTATTATCGTGACGCATAATCTTTTGGAAGTTGAAAAATATGCAGACAACTATGCCTTATTTAACCATGGGAAGTTAATCAAATCAGGCCCAGTTCAGCAAATAACCTATCAAAAGCAGTATCAAATCTCTTTTGAGTTTAGGAATGAAGATAGCTTAGCTCTATTTCAAGATTATACCATCATCAATGGTTCGATTTGCCAGATTGAAATAGAAGAGGAGGAGTTAACAAGACTGCTACCAAAACTAACACAGGAATTGGATAGAAAGAATATTTTTAATCTGTCACTTACTCAGAAAAACGTATCCATTTCAGATCTTTATAGAGAGGAGTTGACAAACTGATATGACTCAATTTTTTTACTTACTTCGTTGGAACTATCTTCGTCAAAAAAATCTATTTCTACTCTTTACACTAGCTCAGGTTCTGTTATCCATTTCACTTCTTTTTGGTTATCCACTAGTGATCGGTGAGATTGATACGACAGCTGCCTACTATCTCTCTTCTGGTTCAGTTCTGATAGGAATCATTTCTATTGGCTGTACGATCTCATCCCCTGTTATAGCAAATGCGAAGTCAGAAGGACATGTAGACTATGTACGAGCTCTTCCAATACCACGAATTCTGATTTCCTTAGCAGATCTTTGGATGTGGATGATAGCTAT
Above is a window of Streptococcus sp. LPB0220 DNA encoding:
- a CDS encoding M1 family metallopeptidase, with product MQAVAHFVETFVPEHYEVFLDLSRKTKTFSGRVVITGQAKADKISLHQKDLTIETVEVAGQARPFTVDDDNEAVYVELEGTGQVTVTLTYSGKITDNMTGIYPSYYSIDGVKKEVLSTQFESHFAREAFPSVDEPEAKATFDLSLKFDQEEGEIALSNMPEIDVENRKETGIWKFATTPRMSSYLLAFAAGDLQGITAKTKNGTLVGIYSTKAHPLKNLEFSLDVAVRVIEFYEDYYGVKYPIPQSLHVALPDFSAGAMENWGLVTYREVYLLVDENSTAVSRQQVALVVAHELAHQWFGNLVTMKWWDDLWLNESFANMMEYVSVNAIEPSWNIFEDFQTTGVPLALKRDATDGVQSVHVEVKHPDEINTLFDPAIVYAKGSRLMHMLRRWLGDDAFRKGLKAYFEKHQYGNTIGRDLWNALGDASGRDVAAFMDSWLEQPGYPVLTAVVENDTLKISQKQFFIGEHEDQGRRWVVPLNSNWSGIPDTLETETLEIPGYAALAAANSEPLRFNTENTAHYITDYQGELLDAIVDNMASLDNLSKQQILQERRLLAESGVISYASLLPVIEKLTQETSYLVVSAVSSILQGLSLFVDEGTEVEAAYKKLLVTFNQFNFERLGFEPKAGEADEDEMVRQLVISNMIKGDDAKASAKASEIYAAHAEDISKLPAAIRLQILINQIKHHESKELTDLYLNTYAQATDGNFKRQLSTALAYTTDADTVEKILTEWKNKDVVKPQDLAMSWYLTFLHHEFTQESAWTWARENWEWVKAALGGDMSFDKFVIYPANTFKTAERLAEFKAFFEPQLSDMAISRNISMGIKEIAARVDLIQREKAAVEAAILATN
- a CDS encoding GHKL domain-containing protein — encoded protein: MLIGFRIISILFDLFLASVLFYRPISKSKHSKEILLVLCCCFLFHVALVFLFLESRVFLVSNLFLSIVESSLVGLYFGYSFRDSSFWIFLQTSLTLLAGAVLNQAIQLFLPLSKVSKNLELISGYLAISFLFSTVITLVLRQLFRTHQKLSMATSRRNWLYQFIVPILSIIFAFTVSAIQGQVFGPDYLSVISLLSLIVLSFSSLYFTLHLSQQQHAYYQNKLDKEQLQFQLRETQQSQEEYQRLQSLRHDLKNKHLTLLALLEENPDEAREYLQSLTDSISGKQTFYSKNPTVNYLLNQKLHDVEDEIELDINCFIPQELSIQPDVLAVILGNCLDNSISACLRLTDKSERTLSLNIRYFQQNLFISINNTFNEQEQETRKTRQRDGWGLRNVDALVQEYQGTIKRFKENSHYRTEILLPSPIN
- a CDS encoding LytR/AlgR family response regulator transcription factor — protein: MLNVVICDDSTRDASQLEQYLLSYDKVPVETKLYTNPQKMLEQLTSDTHCVFLDIDMPQITGIDLAREIRQFNPFIPIIFVTSYRDYMEQVFEVQTFDYLVKPIEPQRLNKVLDRILRYLDLGQTIFNFSFGKQSYSIPLSDITYFEKDKRSVFIYTLADTYKSLLKTQEILDKLPDYFIQIHASYIVNPKYIKDFDAKTVTILLNGTEEHSLPISRKFQSSFKEKYYNYLSERNF
- a CDS encoding ABC transporter ATP-binding protein, with translation MKEAGKIFSVLSDEMKTFATLTIKDLTKSFDKQHFANNHISLEIEAAKITAFLGHNGAGKSTLLNQMIGFTKPDKGDVCYGDISFVQNRKQARSMMSYMSQQYAPLEKLTVEQNIEMLGRMRGLNTLDLQKEMDQLLTDLEIKEYRAKQGKDLSGGLKRLTSFAMALIGSPTIILLDEPTNDVDPIRREKQWQLLQKLAHKGHTIIIVTHNLLEVEKYADNYALFNHGKLIKSGPVQQITYQKQYQISFEFRNEDSLALFQDYTIINGSICQIEIEEEELTRLLPKLTQELDRKNIFNLSLTQKNVSISDLYREELTN